The DNA sequence AACGGCAGGGCGGCCCAGAAGATCAGGAACCACACCCCGGTGAGGCCGCTGAGCACGAACGCGACCGGTCGGGGCAGGATGAAGTCGGTGACCAGCAGCACCGAGCTGACCATGGCGACCAGCATCAGGCTGAGGCCGCCGCTGGCCATCCGGTGGGCGAACCGGACCAGCTCCGGCTTACGGCCACGCCGGAAGAGCACCCGGTGGAACGCCACCGGGGAGATGATCAACGCTGCGGCGGCCGCCGCCGCCAGCAGCGCCACCACGTACACGTCCCGTTGAAACCCGTTCGTGTCGGGGAACCCGCTGCTGAACGGCAAGGTCAGCAGGAACGCGAAGAGGATCTGCACCCCGGTCTGGGCGACCCTGAGCTCCTGCAGCAGATCGGAGAAGTTGCGCTGCCAGCGTTCCTTCTCGGTCTCCCGGTCCACGTCCGCTCGTCCTCCTGCCGGACCGCCCACGCTCAACTGGCGGTCAGCAATGTGCCCCGGACGCCACGGCGGAAAACCTCTACTCGTACTGCTGCCGGGGTGCGTCGATCTGCTGCCACGACTCGACCGCCAGGTAGGGGATGCTGGCCCCGTTCACCGGGTCGGTGCCGATCCGGTCGCTGTACCGGCCGACCACCTCGATCCAGGTGTCCGCCGGCAGCCCGGTCGGAGCGCTGCCGTCCATCCCGACCTTGATCGGCCGGCCGTCGGCGGCGCAGCAGGACAACACGATCCGGGCCAGCATCGGCTCACCGTCCGGGCCGTCGGTGACAAAGCCGGTGAGCCGTACGTTGCGCCCGTCCAGCGACCGGCCCTCGTCGAAGATCGCCCGGGAGGCATAGTCGAGCACGCTGATCTCGGCCGGATCGCCGTCCGGCAGCGGCGGATAGTCCGACGATGCCTGCTCGCTGCTCAACGCGGTGCCGGCCTGCGCGACGGCGTACGAACCCAGCGCCGGCGGGGCGACCAGCAGCAGCCCGAGCACCGGCAGGATCAGCAGCCAGCCCACCCTCGGCTCGTGATGGGCGTGGCCGTGGCCGTCGTCGGCGGTGCCACCGTGCCCGTCGTCGGCGGCGTGGCCGTGCCCGGCGGGTACGCCGACGGCCGGGGCCGGTGTCGACCGCCGCCGCAGGTCGTGCCAGAGCGTCATGACCGCTGCGGCGATCAGCAGCAGGCCGGCGACGATCAGGAATGGCTGCAGCGCTTCCTTGACGTACCGCAGGTACATGTCGGTGACACTGGCCCGGACCACCGCGCCGCCGAGGAGCAGCAGTACCACGCCTTGAGCCTGCTTGTTCACAACAGCACCGTCCCCACCGCGACCGCCACCACGACGGCGATCAGGAATGTCGCCGGAGCGAACCGGTACGCGAATCTGCGCCCGAACGTGCCGGCCTGCATCGAGACAAGTTTCAGGTCGACCATCGGGCCGACGACCAGGAAGACCAGCCGTGAGGTGAGCGAGAACTGCGACAGCGAGGCCGCGACGAAGGCGTCCGCCTCGGAGCAGATCGACAACAGCACGGCGAGTACGGCGAGCGCCAGGATGGACAGCACCGGGTTGTCGGCGAGGGTCTGCAGCCAGCGCTCCGGCACCAGCACGTTGATGCTGGCGGCGGCCATCGCCCCGATCACCAGGAACCCGCCGGCGTGCATGATGTCGTGCCGGACCGCCGCCCAGAACGCCCGCGCCCGGGACAGGTCGTCCAGGTCGGGCCGGTGCGGCAGGCGGATCCAGTCGGTGCGCCCCAGCCGCAGCCACAGCCAGCCCATCACGACCGCGACGAGCAGACTGGCGACGCCCCGGCCGACGACCATCTCGGGGTTGTTCGGGAAGGCGACCGCCGTGGCCACCAGCACGATCGGGTTGATCGCCGGGGCGGCGAGCAGGAATGCCAGCGCGGCGGCCGGTGTCACGCCCCGACGGATCAGCGACCCGGCGATCGGCACCGAGCCGCACTCGCAGCCGGGCAGCACCACCCCTGCGGCGCTGGCCACCGGCACCGCCAGCGCCGGGTGTTTCGGCAGCGCCTTCGCCCAGAACGACCGGGGTACGAAGACCGCGATCACCGCGGAGAGCACCACCCCGAAGACGAGGAACGGCATCGCCTGGACCATCACCGAGACGAAGACCGTGGTCCAGGTCTGCAGCCGGGGGTCGGAGATCAGGTTGGCCAACGGCTCGCGGAAGATCACCAGCCCGATCAGCAGGAAGGCGAGCACCTCCACCGAGCCGACCCGGTCACCGAACAGCCGGCGTCGGGGTGGTCGTGGGCCACCGG is a window from the Solwaraspora sp. WMMD792 genome containing:
- a CDS encoding DUF6328 family protein; its protein translation is MDRETEKERWQRNFSDLLQELRVAQTGVQILFAFLLTLPFSSGFPDTNGFQRDVYVVALLAAAAAAALIISPVAFHRVLFRRGRKPELVRFAHRMASGGLSLMLVAMVSSVLLVTDFILPRPVAFVLSGLTGVWFLIFWAALPFVHRGWLDGDEEDDEDEGGDGGADGGAGRGGRSAPAT
- a CDS encoding TIGR03943 family protein; its protein translation is MNKQAQGVVLLLLGGAVVRASVTDMYLRYVKEALQPFLIVAGLLLIAAAVMTLWHDLRRRSTPAPAVGVPAGHGHAADDGHGGTADDGHGHAHHEPRVGWLLILPVLGLLLVAPPALGSYAVAQAGTALSSEQASSDYPPLPDGDPAEISVLDYASRAIFDEGRSLDGRNVRLTGFVTDGPDGEPMLARIVLSCCAADGRPIKVGMDGSAPTGLPADTWIEVVGRYSDRIGTDPVNGASIPYLAVESWQQIDAPRQQYE
- a CDS encoding permease; translated protein: MFGDRVGSVEVLAFLLIGLVIFREPLANLISDPRLQTWTTVFVSVMVQAMPFLVFGVVLSAVIAVFVPRSFWAKALPKHPALAVPVASAAGVVLPGCECGSVPIAGSLIRRGVTPAAALAFLLAAPAINPIVLVATAVAFPNNPEMVVGRGVASLLVAVVMGWLWLRLGRTDWIRLPHRPDLDDLSRARAFWAAVRHDIMHAGGFLVIGAMAAASINVLVPERWLQTLADNPVLSILALAVLAVLLSICSEADAFVAASLSQFSLTSRLVFLVVGPMVDLKLVSMQAGTFGRRFAYRFAPATFLIAVVVAVAVGTVLL